In Labrus bergylta chromosome 1, fLabBer1.1, whole genome shotgun sequence, one genomic interval encodes:
- the LOC109979067 gene encoding programmed cell death 1 ligand 1-like has translation MASAGFLLLTLAVLNSIGSVKSIAFVKIHCKTQNFGQYEQESRLDCVIHYSKEVEDPEIVVVTWSREGVEEPVLKYENGKLTSLPGYSFAEPSWNNKNTDVSLLINKTAVKDEGVYTCYVSTNNGFNINQTRLNVTAKYGVPTIQPQPQDIDLDTNGSLTCKSTGYPKGRLSWFDKDNKPWLEQPEVEVLKTENGLFILSSTLKIQGGSAFSNYTCKVFNARGDEEAEKSFTVQNKPSARGLGQGAEDSNMILIVASVLVVGSLIVGSLVLLLYKRRSWRWMFKKV, from the exons ATGGCCTCCGCTGGTTTTCTGCTCTTAACGCTCGCTGTCCTCAACAGTATAGGAAGTGTGAAGAGTATTG CCTTTGTGAAAATTCACTGCAAGACTCAAAACTTCGGACAGTATGAGCAGGAGTCACGACTTGACTGTGTAATCCACTACTCAAAAGAGGTAGAAGATCCTGAAATCGTGGTGGTAACTTGGAGTAGAGAGGGGGTTGAAGAACCTGTACTTAAATACGAAAATGGAAAACTAACATCGTTGCCTGGATATTCATTTGCTGAACCGTCCTGGAACAACAAGAACACGGACGTATCCCTGCTCATTAACAAAACTGCTGTTAAGGACGAGGGAGTTTATACATGTTATGTGTCCACAAACAATGGTTTTAACATCAACCAAACCAGACTGAACGTCACAG CCAAATACGGAGTGCCAACTATTCAGCCTCAACCTCAGGACATTGATCTCGACACCAACGGTTCCCTGACATGCAAGTCCACCGGCTACCCAAAAGGCCGACTCAGCTGGTTTGATAAAGACAACAAGCCTTGGTTAGAGCAACCCGAGGTGGAGGTGCTGAAGACAGAGAATGGTCTGTTTATCCTCTCAAGCACGCTGAAAATACAGGGAGGATCTGCCTTCTCCAACTACACCTGCAAAGTGTTCAACGCCAGAGGAGACGAAGAGGCGGAGAAATCCTTCACAGTGCAGAACAAACCATCGGCCAGAG GGCTGGGACAAGGCGCCGAAGACTCAAACATGATTTTGATAGTGGCTTCTGTGTTGGTCGTCGGGTCTCTGATCGTGGGGTCTCTAGTGTTGCTACTTTACAAAAGACGATCTTGGC gATGGATGTTCAAGAAAGTCTGA